A stretch of the Chrysiogenia bacterium genome encodes the following:
- a CDS encoding ABC transporter permease — MKQYIAKRILLLIPTLLGISLITFAIINMAPGSPANARIAQIFAGEASGEVTAELIEQTKKLYGLDKPIHVRYWEWVKGMATFDFGESFKDHRPVIDKILEALPITMILNILSMIALYLLAIPWGIYSSRIAGSKLDRAVTVGLFVLYSLPTFWVATMLILFLGGGEFLDVFPTYGYETYGAESWPFFARLWDWTLHLFLPLVCMSYGGLALLSRYARVSMLEVIHQDYIRTARAKGLSEKVITLKHALRNSLLPLITLVASIFPSLFGGSVIIETIFSISGLGKLGFEAIRSNDYPVVMAITTISALLTLVGILISDLLYVVADPRISFEEREA, encoded by the coding sequence GTGAAGCAATACATCGCCAAGCGCATCCTGCTGCTGATTCCCACCCTGCTGGGCATCAGCCTGATCACCTTTGCCATCATCAACATGGCGCCGGGAAGCCCGGCCAATGCGCGCATCGCACAGATCTTCGCCGGCGAGGCCAGCGGCGAAGTGACCGCCGAGCTCATCGAGCAGACCAAGAAACTCTACGGCCTCGACAAGCCCATCCACGTTCGGTACTGGGAGTGGGTCAAGGGCATGGCGACCTTCGATTTTGGCGAGTCCTTCAAGGACCACCGCCCGGTGATCGACAAGATCCTCGAAGCGCTGCCCATCACGATGATTCTGAACATTCTCTCCATGATCGCGCTCTACCTGCTGGCGATCCCCTGGGGAATCTATTCCTCGCGCATCGCCGGTTCGAAGCTCGACCGGGCGGTGACCGTCGGGCTCTTCGTGCTCTACTCGCTGCCCACCTTCTGGGTGGCAACTATGCTCATCCTGTTCCTTGGCGGCGGGGAATTCCTCGACGTCTTTCCGACCTATGGCTACGAGACCTACGGGGCCGAGAGCTGGCCTTTTTTCGCGCGGCTCTGGGACTGGACCCTGCACCTGTTTCTGCCACTGGTGTGCATGAGTTACGGCGGCCTGGCACTGCTCTCGCGCTACGCGCGCGTCTCGATGCTTGAGGTCATCCACCAGGACTACATCCGCACCGCGCGTGCCAAGGGGCTCTCGGAAAAAGTCATCACGCTCAAGCACGCGCTGCGCAACTCGCTGCTGCCGCTCATTACACTGGTGGCCTCGATTTTTCCCTCGCTCTTTGGCGGCTCGGTCATCATCGAGACGATCTTCTCGATCTCGGGCCTTGGCAAGCTCGGCTTCGAGGCAATCCGCTCCAACGACTACCCCGTCGTCATGGCGATTACGACCATCTCCGCGCTACTCACCCTGGTGGGCATTCTGATCTCCGACCTGCTCTACGTGGTCGCCGATCCGCGCATTTCCTTTGAAGAGCGGGAGGCCTGA